GCGTCTATCAGGGCGCGCGTTTCGGCAACAAATGTTTCCGCAACTTTGGCGGCGCGGGCGGCTCGGGCGAACATACGATGCGCTGGGGCCTCGAACAGTCGCGCAACCTGATGACGGTGCGCACCGCGAGCCAGATCGGCATGGAGCCGGTGGTCGAAATGATCAGCACGATGGGCATCGGCAAGCACGAGCCCTATTTGTCGACGGCGCTCGGCGCGGGGTCGACGACGGTCGAGAAGATGACCAACGCCTATGCGATGCTCGCCAATCACGGCCGCGAACTCAAGCCGCGCGTGATCGACTATGCGCAGGATCGCCGCGGCAAGGTGATTTTCCCGGCGAACTGGCGGCCGTGCGAAGGTTGCAACAAGAAGGACTGGGATGGCCGGCCGATGCCGCGTTTCGCCCGGTCGGGCAAGCAGCTGATGGACCCGATCACCGCCTATCAGGTCGTGCATATGCTTGAAGGCGTCGTCCAGCGCGGGACCGCGGTGCGGCTGCGTGACCTTGGCGTGCCGCTGTTCGGCAAGACCGGCACGACCTCGGGCCCGAACGACGTGTGGTTCGTCGGCGGCTCCCCCGATGTCATCGCTGGCATGTACATCGGTTTCGATCAGCCGCGCAGCATGGGCGGCTATGCGCAGGGCGGCAGCTATGCGGCGCCGATCTTCAAGGATTTTGCGCTCGCCGCGCTTGCCGACCGCCAGCCGATTCCGTTTTCGGCGCCAAAGGGCGTGCGGATGGTGCGGATCGATCGCCAGTCGGGCCGCCGCGTTTACGGTAGCTGGCCGGGCACCGATCCGAAGGCGTCGATCATCTGGGAGGCCTTCAAGCCCGAGAGCGAACCGCGCCGCACGATCCGTGAAGAAGAAATCAAGCCGATCAGGACACAGCGGCGGGCGACCGGCGGCGCGTCGCAAAAGGGGTCGACCGGCCGTACCGACAGCGATTTCCTCGACGACCGCGGCGGCATCATCTGACGCCGCGCACCGCCTTCCCCTGCGGCTCATGAGGCCGTAAGGGCGGGATCAACATATTTCAGGAGCAAGGACATGCGCGCCGAAGCGCAGGATCATATCGACAAGATTGGCGCCGCGCTGGCGCTGCTGCGCCGTTTTCTCGACTGGGACCGCGCGGTGCGGCGGCTGGACGAACTGAATGCAAAGGTCGAGGACCCGACGCTGTGGAACGACGCCAAGGCGGCGCAAGAAGTCATGCGCGAACGCCGCCGGCTGGACGAGGCGATCACCGCGACGCGTGCGATCGAAAAGGAATGTACCGATACCGCCGAACTGATCGAACTTGCCGAGATGGAAGGCGATGAGTCGATGGTCGACGAGGCGGTGGCCTCGCTTGGCGTCCTTGCCGCGCGCGCCGAAGAGGACAAGATCAAGGCGCTGCTCGCGGGCGAAGCCGACGCGAACGACTGCTATATCGAAGTCCACGCGGGCGCGGGCGGAACCGAAAGCCAGGACTGGGCCGAAATGCTTCAGCGCATGTATATGCGCTGGGCCGAAAAGCGCCGGATGAAAGTCGAGCTGGTCGAATATCAGGCGGGCGACCAGGCGGGCATCAAATCGGCGACGATGCTGGTGAAGGGCGAAAATGCCTATGGCTATGCGAAGACCGAAAGCGGGGTTCATCGCCTCGTCCGCATCTCGCCCTACGATAGCTCGGCGCGGCGCCACACGAGCTTTTCGAGCGTCTGGGTCTATCCGGTGATCGACGATAATATCGAGATCGAGATCAACGAAGGCGACCTCAAGATCGATACCTATCGCGCCTCGGGCGCGGGCGGGCAGCACGTCAACACGACCGACTCGGCGGTGCGCATCACGCACATCCCGACCGGCATCGTCGTCGCGAGCCAGAACGATCGCTCGCAGCACAAGAACCGCGCGACTGCGATGGGGATG
This sequence is a window from Sphingopyxis sp. USTB-05. Protein-coding genes within it:
- the prfB gene encoding peptide chain release factor 2, which codes for MRAEAQDHIDKIGAALALLRRFLDWDRAVRRLDELNAKVEDPTLWNDAKAAQEVMRERRRLDEAITATRAIEKECTDTAELIELAEMEGDESMVDEAVASLGVLAARAEEDKIKALLAGEADANDCYIEVHAGAGGTESQDWAEMLQRMYMRWAEKRRMKVELVEYQAGDQAGIKSATMLVKGENAYGYAKTESGVHRLVRISPYDSSARRHTSFSSVWVYPVIDDNIEIEINEGDLKIDTYRASGAGGQHVNTTDSAVRITHIPTGIVVASQNDRSQHKNRATAMGMLKARMYEAELQKREAAASGEYQAKTEIGWGHQIRSYVLQPYQLVKDLRTGVTSTAPGDVLDGALDPFMAAALSQKVTGEKVEVEDID